From a region of the Thermomonas sp. HDW16 genome:
- a CDS encoding ABC transporter ATP-binding protein, which translates to MCARGLSKRFGQLLAVDHVDLTVPRASVYGFLGPNGSGKSTTIRMLCGLLLPSAGQIEVLGLRIPEQAEALRKRIGYMTQKFSLYEDLSVRENLEFLASVQGLPRQLRRARVDELLQTYNLADRADQLAGTMSGGQKQRLALAGAVVHKPELLFLDEPTSAVDPESRRDFWEKLFDLADAGTTILVSTHYMDEAERCHRIAILDSGRLVADGTPGQLTGELAGRTLGVRSRTPRRAQAALHAVPGVLSVAQVGNELRVLCAANGDATARLRGALQAGGIDAEVTAIEPNLEDVFVAATQGREDAA; encoded by the coding sequence ATTTGCGCGCGCGGCCTGAGCAAGCGTTTCGGCCAACTGCTGGCGGTGGATCATGTCGACCTCACCGTGCCGCGCGCCAGCGTGTACGGCTTCCTGGGGCCGAACGGTTCCGGCAAGTCGACGACCATCCGCATGTTGTGCGGCTTGTTACTGCCGAGTGCAGGCCAGATCGAAGTGCTGGGCCTGCGCATTCCCGAACAGGCCGAGGCCCTGCGCAAGCGGATCGGCTACATGACCCAGAAATTCTCCCTGTACGAAGACCTCAGTGTGCGCGAGAACCTGGAGTTCCTGGCCAGCGTGCAGGGCTTGCCACGGCAGTTGCGCCGCGCGCGCGTCGACGAATTGCTGCAGACCTACAACCTGGCCGATCGCGCGGACCAGCTGGCCGGCACCATGAGCGGCGGGCAGAAGCAGCGGCTGGCGCTAGCCGGCGCGGTGGTACACAAGCCCGAATTGCTGTTCCTGGACGAGCCCACCAGTGCGGTGGACCCGGAATCCCGCCGCGACTTCTGGGAAAAGCTCTTCGATCTCGCCGATGCCGGCACCACCATCCTGGTCTCCACCCACTACATGGACGAAGCCGAGCGTTGCCATCGTATCGCCATCCTTGACAGCGGACGGTTGGTGGCAGATGGCACCCCGGGCCAGCTCACCGGCGAACTCGCGGGCCGCACGCTGGGCGTGCGGTCGCGCACGCCGCGTCGCGCGCAGGCAGCGTTGCATGCGGTGCCCGGCGTGCTCAGCGTGGCCCAGGTGGGCAACGAGCTGCGCGTGCTGTGCGCGGCCAATGGCGATGCCACCGCGCGACTGCGCGGCGCATTGCAAGCAGGCGGCATCGACGCTGAAGTGACCGCCATTGAACCCAACCTGGAGGACGTGTTCGTCGCGGCTACCCAAGGCAGGGAGGATGCCGCATGA
- the petA gene encoding ubiquinol-cytochrome c reductase iron-sulfur subunit — protein MTNEEVNTGRRRFLTATTAVVGAVGAGFAAVPFIKSWSPSARARFAGAPVTQDISALTEGAQIVINWRGQPIYIARRSKAMLDVMKSLDGILADPNSTNADQQPKYAQNATRSIKPEIAVLVGVCTHLGCAPEHLPEVKPEPFDPDWKGGYFCPCHKSRYDLAGRVLKAQPAPANLPVPPYHFIDDNTIEIGVDPKGAA, from the coding sequence ATGACCAACGAAGAGGTCAACACTGGCCGGCGCAGGTTTCTGACCGCGACCACGGCTGTGGTCGGGGCGGTTGGAGCCGGGTTCGCGGCGGTGCCTTTCATCAAGTCCTGGAGCCCCAGTGCGCGGGCCCGTTTCGCCGGTGCGCCGGTGACCCAGGACATCAGTGCCTTGACGGAAGGTGCGCAGATCGTGATCAACTGGCGCGGCCAGCCGATCTACATCGCGCGCCGCTCCAAGGCGATGCTGGACGTCATGAAGTCGCTGGACGGGATCTTGGCCGATCCGAATTCGACCAATGCCGACCAGCAGCCGAAGTACGCGCAGAACGCCACCCGCTCGATCAAGCCGGAAATCGCCGTGCTGGTCGGTGTGTGCACCCACCTGGGTTGTGCGCCGGAGCACCTCCCGGAGGTCAAGCCCGAGCCGTTCGATCCCGACTGGAAGGGTGGCTATTTCTGCCCCTGCCACAAGTCGCGATACGACCTGGCTGGCCGCGTGTTGAAGGCGCAGCCGGCCCCGGCCAACCTGCCGGTGCCGCCTTACCACTTCATCGACGACAACACGATCGAGATCGGCGTCGATCCGAAGGGAGCCGCGTAA
- a CDS encoding lytic transglycosylase domain-containing protein, whose product MKASAAFLLLLSALALPVVAGNVYRCDAGDGVTSYTNKRVAGANCKLVGSYKPQRAARPKASPVSPVVTADAAPSKRVVVSSGGVPPATIVSQPVAASAPPPKAGYNAPRLVRGQVYAYVGKDGVRNYTSVRPRGVSASAMRTIKYSYMETCYACGAKPGLNFGTLRLNTVAYQAEIAAAAREHGVDEAIVRAIIHAESAYNPLALSRVGAQGLMQLMPATARRFGVSDSFNAQQNIQGGVKYLAWLLKRFNGNLTLAAAGYNAGEGAVDKYKGVPPYSETRRYVDRVGVLAERYRGNLAASR is encoded by the coding sequence ATGAAGGCGAGCGCCGCATTCCTGTTGCTGTTGTCCGCGCTGGCGCTGCCGGTGGTGGCCGGCAATGTCTATCGCTGCGACGCCGGCGATGGCGTTACGTCCTATACGAACAAGCGGGTTGCTGGTGCGAACTGCAAGCTGGTCGGCAGTTACAAGCCGCAGCGGGCAGCGAGGCCCAAGGCCAGTCCGGTGTCGCCCGTTGTTACGGCCGATGCGGCTCCGTCGAAGCGCGTGGTCGTGAGCAGTGGGGGCGTTCCGCCCGCCACCATCGTCAGCCAGCCGGTCGCGGCCAGCGCGCCGCCGCCCAAGGCCGGCTACAACGCACCACGGCTGGTGCGTGGTCAGGTCTATGCCTACGTCGGCAAGGACGGCGTGCGCAACTACACCAGCGTGCGTCCGCGCGGGGTGTCCGCCAGCGCGATGCGCACGATCAAGTACAGCTACATGGAAACCTGTTACGCCTGCGGGGCCAAGCCTGGGCTCAATTTCGGCACATTGCGCCTGAATACGGTGGCCTACCAGGCCGAAATTGCCGCTGCAGCGCGCGAGCATGGGGTAGACGAGGCCATTGTCCGCGCCATCATCCATGCGGAATCGGCCTATAACCCGCTGGCGCTGTCGCGCGTCGGTGCACAGGGCCTGATGCAGCTGATGCCGGCTACCGCGCGCCGGTTCGGGGTGAGTGACTCCTTCAACGCCCAGCAAAACATCCAGGGCGGGGTGAAATACCTGGCCTGGCTGCTCAAACGCTTCAATGGCAACCTGACCCTGGCTGCGGCCGGTTACAACGCCGGCGAGGGCGCCGTGGACAAGTACAAGGGCGTCCCGCCGTACAGTGAGACCCGCCGTTACGTGGACCGGGTGGGCGTGCTGGCCGAGCGTTACCGCGGCAATCTGGCCGCCTCGCGCTGA
- a CDS encoding ABC transporter permease has translation MKPAQIFAVMLKEIRQMGRDRMTVAMMIGIPALQLLLFGYAINTDVRNLPAAVADMADTAGSRALVQDMFATGIVQPVAGARTPQELQVLLREGRIKIGVLVPPDFERRRIDGREAVQVLVDGSDTAVQATARQLAQLPLDGGSGWTAKAAQTPIAVLPLYNPQRVSSTNVVPGLIGVILTMTMVMFTAMAIVRERERGNLELLITTPVSSGELMVGKVLPYVVVGLVQVTLVLLLGAWLFAVPIRGTLAAVYGASLLLIVANLALGLLVSTLSKSQFQAMQMAFFLFLPSILLSGFMFPFDGMPKAAQWIAEALPMTHFVRLIRGVMLRGAALTDMWPSVLALAAFTVAMMTLAMLRFRKRLD, from the coding sequence ATGAAACCTGCGCAGATCTTCGCGGTGATGCTGAAGGAAATCCGCCAGATGGGGCGCGACCGGATGACGGTGGCGATGATGATCGGCATCCCCGCCCTGCAGTTGCTGCTGTTCGGTTACGCGATCAATACCGATGTACGCAACCTGCCGGCGGCCGTGGCCGACATGGCCGATACCGCCGGCTCGCGCGCGTTGGTGCAGGACATGTTCGCCACCGGCATTGTGCAGCCGGTGGCCGGAGCGCGCACGCCGCAGGAACTGCAGGTGCTGCTGCGCGAAGGCAGGATCAAGATCGGTGTGCTGGTGCCTCCGGACTTCGAGCGTCGTCGCATCGATGGGCGCGAGGCAGTGCAGGTGCTGGTCGACGGCAGCGATACCGCAGTGCAGGCCACCGCGCGGCAACTGGCGCAGCTGCCGCTGGATGGCGGCAGCGGCTGGACGGCCAAGGCGGCGCAAACGCCGATCGCGGTGCTGCCGCTGTACAACCCGCAGCGAGTGTCGTCGACCAACGTGGTGCCCGGCCTGATCGGCGTCATCCTCACGATGACGATGGTGATGTTCACCGCGATGGCGATCGTGCGCGAACGCGAACGCGGCAACCTGGAATTGCTGATCACCACGCCGGTGTCCAGCGGCGAACTGATGGTTGGCAAGGTGCTGCCCTACGTCGTGGTGGGGCTGGTGCAAGTGACCTTGGTGCTGCTGCTCGGTGCCTGGCTGTTCGCGGTGCCGATCCGTGGCACGCTCGCCGCGGTGTATGGCGCGTCGCTGCTGCTGATCGTCGCCAACCTGGCGCTGGGGCTGCTGGTCTCCACGCTGTCGAAGAGCCAGTTCCAGGCCATGCAGATGGCGTTCTTCCTGTTCCTGCCGTCGATCCTGCTGTCCGGCTTCATGTTCCCGTTCGACGGCATGCCGAAGGCCGCACAGTGGATCGCCGAAGCGCTGCCGATGACCCATTTCGTGCGCCTGATCCGCGGGGTAATGCTGCGTGGGGCGGCACTGACCGACATGTGGCCCAGCGTGCTGGCGCTGGCTGCGTTCACCGTGGCGATGATGACGCTGGCGATGCTGCGGTTCCGCAAGCGGCTGGATTGA
- a CDS encoding cytochrome bc complex cytochrome b subunit, translating to MANILTRTADTVMDWVNERAPGMMPFYRKHMTEYFAPKNFNIWYIFGVLSMVVLVNQILTGIFLTMHFKPSAAEAFASVEYIMRDVEWGWLIRYMHSTGASLFFIVIYLHMFRGLMYGSYKKPRELVWLLGMVIYLVLMAEAFLGYVLPWGQMSYWGAKVIISLFGAIPVVGTGLTEWIMGDFNPGDATLNRFFALHVIALPLVLLLLVVLHIGALHEVGSNNPDGVEIKKGPKGNRWSEAAPADGIPFHPYYTVKDTFYVGCFLIIAAFIIFFAPAFGGLFLEHDNFTQANPLVTPEHIKPVWYFTPYYAMLRVIPSFFGIKLWGVLVMFGAIVMLFLVPWLDKSKVKSYRYRGLLSWTMLLMFVVCFVWLAKIGGGPGTDPTEAIIGRVLTFLYFAFFITMPVWTKLDKTKPVPERVTMHD from the coding sequence ATGGCGAACATCCTCACCCGTACCGCCGACACCGTGATGGACTGGGTCAACGAGCGTGCGCCCGGCATGATGCCGTTCTACCGCAAGCACATGACCGAGTACTTCGCGCCGAAGAACTTCAACATCTGGTACATCTTCGGCGTGCTGTCGATGGTAGTGCTGGTCAACCAGATCCTGACCGGCATCTTCCTGACCATGCACTTCAAGCCGAGCGCGGCGGAAGCCTTCGCCTCGGTCGAATACATCATGCGCGACGTAGAGTGGGGCTGGCTGATCCGCTACATGCACAGCACCGGCGCCTCGCTGTTCTTCATCGTGATCTACCTGCACATGTTCCGCGGCCTGATGTACGGCTCGTACAAGAAGCCGCGAGAACTGGTCTGGCTGCTGGGCATGGTGATCTACCTGGTGCTGATGGCCGAGGCGTTCCTGGGCTACGTGCTGCCCTGGGGCCAGATGTCCTACTGGGGTGCCAAGGTGATCATCTCGCTGTTCGGCGCGATCCCGGTGGTCGGCACCGGCCTGACCGAATGGATCATGGGCGATTTCAACCCAGGCGATGCCACGTTGAACCGCTTCTTCGCCCTGCACGTGATCGCGCTGCCGCTGGTGCTGCTGTTGCTGGTGGTGCTGCATATCGGTGCGCTGCACGAAGTGGGTTCCAACAACCCGGATGGCGTGGAGATCAAGAAGGGGCCGAAGGGCAATCGCTGGTCAGAGGCCGCGCCGGCCGACGGCATCCCGTTCCACCCGTACTACACGGTGAAGGACACCTTCTACGTCGGCTGCTTCCTGATCATCGCGGCGTTCATCATCTTCTTCGCCCCCGCCTTCGGCGGCCTGTTCCTGGAGCATGACAACTTCACCCAGGCCAATCCGCTGGTGACCCCGGAGCACATCAAGCCGGTGTGGTACTTCACCCCGTATTACGCGATGTTGCGCGTGATTCCCTCGTTCTTCGGCATCAAGCTGTGGGGCGTGCTGGTGATGTTCGGCGCGATCGTGATGCTGTTCCTGGTGCCGTGGCTGGACAAGTCGAAGGTCAAGTCGTACCGCTATCGCGGCTTGCTCAGCTGGACGATGCTGCTGATGTTCGTGGTGTGCTTCGTGTGGCTGGCCAAGATCGGCGGCGGCCCGGGTACCGACCCGACGGAAGCCATCATCGGCCGCGTGCTGACCTTCCTGTATTTCGCCTTCTTCATCACCATGCCGGTGTGGACGAAGCTCGACAAGACCAAG
- the miaB gene encoding tRNA (N6-isopentenyl adenosine(37)-C2)-methylthiotransferase MiaB gives MRARPGLPTAPPETTLSDLHPLPAATRADTAADAGATPRGKLFIETHGCQMNEYDSAKMADVLAAEEGLELTTNVEDADVILVNTCSIREKAQEKVFSRLGRWNKLKKDGKPVLIGVGGCVASQEGENIVKRAPYVDLVFGPQTLHRLPELIRERRSSGQPQVDISFPEIEKFDRLPEPRADGPSAFVSIMEGCSKYCSFCVVPYTRGTEISRPFEDVLVEVADLAAQGVREINLLGQNVNAYRGPFGEGEIADLGLLIRAIAEIDGIGRIRFTTSHPLEFSDSLIEAYRDVPKLANYLHLPVQAGSDRILAAMKRGYTAIEFKQKIRKLRAVRSDISISSDFIVGFPGETEADFEKTMKLIEDVGFDQSFSFIYSRRPGTPAADLPDDVSDAEKHARLSRLQTHINAHSFELSKAMVGSTQRVLVTGTSRKDDNELTGKTENMRQVNFAGPARLIGQFVDVVITEALPNSLRGRMAMSDSDASDA, from the coding sequence ATGCGCGCCCGGCCCGGATTACCCACCGCGCCCCCGGAGACGACATTGAGTGACCTGCATCCCCTACCCGCTGCCACTCGGGCCGACACCGCTGCCGACGCTGGTGCCACCCCGCGTGGCAAGCTCTTCATCGAAACCCACGGCTGCCAGATGAACGAGTACGACTCGGCCAAGATGGCCGATGTACTGGCCGCCGAGGAAGGCCTTGAGCTGACCACGAACGTCGAAGATGCCGACGTGATCCTGGTCAATACCTGCTCGATCCGCGAAAAAGCCCAGGAGAAAGTGTTCAGCCGACTGGGCCGCTGGAACAAGCTGAAAAAGGACGGCAAGCCGGTGCTGATCGGCGTGGGCGGCTGCGTGGCGTCGCAGGAAGGCGAGAACATCGTCAAACGCGCGCCCTACGTGGACCTGGTGTTCGGCCCGCAGACCCTGCACCGCCTGCCGGAACTGATCCGCGAGCGCCGCAGCTCCGGCCAGCCACAGGTGGACATCAGCTTCCCCGAGATCGAGAAGTTCGACCGCCTGCCCGAGCCGCGCGCGGACGGCCCCAGCGCCTTCGTCTCGATCATGGAAGGCTGCAGCAAGTACTGCAGTTTCTGCGTGGTGCCCTACACCCGCGGCACCGAGATCAGCCGCCCGTTCGAAGACGTGCTGGTCGAAGTGGCCGACCTCGCCGCACAGGGCGTGCGCGAGATCAACCTACTGGGCCAGAACGTCAATGCTTATCGTGGACCGTTCGGCGAGGGCGAAATCGCCGACCTCGGCCTGCTGATCCGCGCCATCGCCGAAATCGACGGCATCGGCCGCATCCGCTTCACCACCTCGCATCCGCTGGAGTTTTCCGACTCGCTGATCGAGGCCTACCGCGACGTGCCAAAGCTCGCCAACTACCTGCACCTGCCGGTGCAGGCCGGCAGCGACCGCATCCTTGCTGCGATGAAGCGCGGTTACACCGCCATCGAGTTCAAGCAGAAGATCCGCAAGCTGCGCGCGGTGCGGTCGGATATCTCGATCAGCTCGGACTTCATCGTCGGCTTCCCCGGCGAGACCGAGGCCGACTTCGAGAAGACCATGAAGCTGATCGAAGACGTGGGATTCGACCAAAGCTTCAGCTTCATCTACTCGCGTCGCCCGGGCACGCCGGCCGCCGACCTGCCCGATGACGTCAGCGATGCCGAAAAACACGCGCGTCTGTCGCGCCTGCAGACGCATATCAACGCCCACAGCTTCGAACTGTCGAAGGCGATGGTGGGCAGCACCCAGCGCGTGCTGGTCACCGGCACCTCGCGCAAGGACGACAACGAACTCACCGGCAAGACCGAGAACATGCGCCAGGTGAATTTCGCCGGACCTGCGCGATTGATCGGCCAGTTCGTTGACGTGGTGATCACCGAGGCATTACCAAATTCGCTGCGCGGGCGAATGGCGATGAGCGACTCGGATGCAAGCGACGCCTGA
- a CDS encoding HlyD family efflux transporter periplasmic adaptor subunit, with amino-acid sequence MNVSILRAFALLSLLSLAGCSEAPPQVLGTLEWDRITLPAPVAEKIVRIDVREGQQVAAGAPLLQLELTRSKSQLDAAQAQAQQSRDALAELQAGPRREQIAQARATLSSAQAQAADARAYYNRLSPLGQRKLIAAADVDRARAAAGNADGQVRAAQAALAELLNGTRSERIAQGQAAAAAAQAQAAVQSVSLDKLNVVAPRAGRVDSLPYKLGDQAPVGAALAILLVGEAPHARVYVPERLRANVKPGMAAQVFVDGREGSLAGHVRMVRSEPSFTPYYALAGDDAERLSYLAEIVLDQPADLPAGIPVRVEFVGAANGK; translated from the coding sequence CACGCTGGAATGGGACCGGATCACGTTGCCGGCGCCGGTGGCGGAGAAGATCGTCCGCATCGATGTGCGCGAGGGCCAACAGGTCGCAGCCGGCGCGCCGCTGCTGCAGCTGGAACTGACCCGCAGCAAGTCGCAGCTGGATGCCGCGCAGGCGCAGGCGCAGCAGAGCCGCGACGCACTGGCCGAACTGCAGGCCGGGCCGCGCCGCGAACAGATCGCCCAGGCCCGTGCCACGCTGTCCTCCGCGCAAGCGCAGGCCGCCGATGCGCGCGCCTACTACAACCGCCTGAGCCCACTGGGCCAACGCAAGCTGATCGCCGCCGCCGATGTCGACCGCGCCCGCGCCGCCGCCGGCAATGCCGATGGCCAGGTGCGTGCCGCGCAGGCGGCCTTGGCGGAACTGCTCAACGGGACGCGGTCGGAGCGCATCGCGCAGGGACAGGCCGCCGCCGCCGCTGCGCAGGCGCAGGCGGCAGTGCAGTCGGTCTCGCTGGACAAACTCAACGTGGTCGCGCCGCGTGCGGGCAGGGTGGACAGCCTGCCGTACAAACTCGGCGACCAGGCACCGGTCGGCGCGGCGCTGGCGATCCTGCTGGTGGGCGAGGCACCGCATGCGCGCGTCTACGTGCCGGAGCGCCTGCGTGCGAACGTGAAACCCGGGATGGCGGCGCAGGTGTTCGTCGATGGCCGCGAAGGCAGCCTGGCCGGGCATGTGCGGATGGTGCGCAGTGAGCCCAGCTTCACCCCGTATTACGCATTGGCGGGCGACGACGCCGAGCGCTTGAGCTACCTTGCCGAGATCGTGCTGGATCAGCCGGCCGACCTGCCGGCGGGCATCCCGGTGCGGGTGGAATTCGTGGGCGCGGCCAATGGCAAGTGA